TTTTTCAAATACAAACTCCCCCTCTTTTTGGAAACGGCGGCTTTCGGTAACAGTCAAATAATAGTCGCTGGAGCGGGTTGCTCTCACATCAAAAAAATAAGTACGTTTTCCTGCTCTGATTCTCTTCGAAAAAATCTTTTCTTGCTCTTCTCTTTCCACTACTCTATTATTTATGGGTTTATTCTAAACTCAAAAATAGTTTTTTATTAAGTCATAAAAAAAATATTACGTCATATTTATTAGCTATTTTTCGTCATTTTTTGTAAAAAACTTATAAAAAATTGCATTTTCATGTTACCTTAGTAAAACATTTCTCAATAATAAGTTCCATATTTTCAAAAATATAATTGTTTTGCAGAATGTACTACTTTAAAAACCTTACTATAAAAATTCTGATTTTTGCATCATTTGTCTGCTTAAATTGTTTTTCATCTTTTGCACAAAAAGTCGATATAGGTAAAGAATACAAAGGCACCGCTTCATATTACAGTCTGAAATTTTCAGGAAGAAAAACAGCCAGCGGAGAGAGACTTAACAACAAAGAATATACTTGTGCACATCGATATTTGCCATTTGGAACCATGCTGGAGGTTGAAAACCCGAAAACCGGAAAATGGGTGATTGTGAGGGTAAACGACAGAGGCCCTTTCAGCAAAGGTCGTATTGTGGATTTATCTTTTGCCGCAGCAAAGGAGATCGGAATGATCCAGAAAGGCGTAATTAGGGTAAATGCAAAAGTTGTAGGTAAAAATGGAGAAATAATGCTAGCCAGAGAAGGTGCCACCGAAAGTAATTTCAATGATATTTATTCTAAAGACAGCTCAAACGACTTAAATTTGCAGTTAGTAAAAGACCAAGCAAATAAGCAGAAAAAATAATGCAGAAGTTAGACCTGTCAAAAATAAGAGAATACGGCAATTTGGATTTTCTGGCCAAACAACTGGTTGAAGGCTTTATCACAGGTTTACACAAGTCCCCTTTTCATGGTTTTTCGGTCGAATTTGCCGAACATCGCCTCTATAATAATGGAGAAAGCACCCGCCATATAGATTGGAAGGTTTTTGGAAAAACTGATAAACTTTTTATTAAAAAATACGAAGAAGAAACTAACCTTCGCTGTCATATTTTGCTCGACGTGTCGTCTTCAATGTACTATCCGGTAGCTAATCATGGCAAACTGGCTTTTTCGGTTTTAGCTGCAGGTACGCTTGCTAACATGCTTCAACGCCAGCGTGATGCAGTGAGTTTGCTTACTTTTTCTGACCAGATTGAAATCCACACCGAATGCAAATCGACAAGCTCACACATCCATAAAGTGTTTTTTGAATTGGAAAATGTGTTGAACAGAAAACAAAAACTACAAAAAACATCCGTAATTGAAACACTTCATGCCATTGCTGACAAAATCCATAAACGTTCTTTGGTAGTGATTTTTAGTGATATGTTTGAAAATATCGAAGACATGGAAAAGATATTTTCGGCACTTCAGCATCTCAAGCACAATATGCATGAAGTTTTACTTTTTCATGTAACAGACAAAAAAACAGAAAAAGACTTTGCATTTGATGAGCGACCTTACGAATTTATTGATTTGGAAACTGGCGAAAAATTAAAACTTCAACCTCAGCAAGTCAAAGAAAAATATATCGAAGTCATCGAAAACTTCAGCCATGATCTCAAAATCAAATGCGGTCAATATAAAATAGACTTCACAGAAGTGGATATAAATGAAGGTTTTGAACACATTTTGAATGCTTTTTTGACCAAAAGAAGCAAAATGAAATAAATATCTTACCGAACATCCTTGTTTTATTCCTGTTTTAAAAAAAATATTTATTTGAAATAAATCTTTTGTTGATTTACAAAAAATTAAAAACTTATAATAAAAATGTTATTGACAACCACCCCAAATATAGAGGGACGTACCATCAGAGAATACAAAGCGATAGTTACCGGCGAAACAATCATTGGAGCCAATATATTTAAAGATTTTATGGCTGGCATCCGTGATGTAATAGGCGGAAGATCAAGCTCTTACGAAAGTGTGGTTCGCGAAGGAAAAGATATAGCCATCAGAGAAATGATTGAAAGGGCTCGTCAGTTTGGTGCCGATGCCATTGTGGGCATTGACCTGGACTATGAAACCGTTGGTAAAGGCGGTGGTATGCTCATGGTGACAGCTTCAGGCACAGCAGTGACCCTGAATTAAGTCAAAAATAAGCTGAAATCAAATTTGAGCCCGGAATTTCCCTCCGGGCTTTTCTTTTTAATGGTCCTTTGGTTGTAATTTTGCAAAAAAAATAATTCGAATTAAATGCTCTACCCTCAAAATATTGAACAAAAACTCGGTTTCGACAAAATCAAAACTTTGCTCGGAGAAGAGTGTGTAAGTTCTTTGGGCAGATCATTTATCGAAAAAATCAGGTTTTCGGATAAATTTGATCAGATCAAAAAAATGATTGATCAAACCGCCGAGTTCAGGTTGATTTTACAGCTCGAAAACAATTTTCCTAACCAAAATTATCTTGATGTTATTCCTTACCTGCAGCGGGCGGCCATTCCGGGGACCTTTTTAGATGAGGAAGAGTTTTTTGACATCAAACTTTCTTTGGTAACTATTCAGCAGATATTGGTCTTTTTCAAAAATAAAAATGAAGAACAATATCCACAACTCAAGAAACTTGCTTTGGTTGCTACTCCCGAAAACAAAAAAGACGGCTGGGCAGACCTCATCAGCAGAATCAACGGCACAATTGACGAACGAGGAAAAGTTAAAGACAATGCCTCCAGGGAGCTTTTGGATATAAGAAGAAAGCTAACAGTTGAGCAAAATAATGTAAAACGTGCCCTGGAAAGAATTTATCGCACCGCCAAAAATTCAGGGTGGATTGGCGAAGACATGACCATAGCGGTCAGAAACGGCAGATTGGTATTACCGCTTTTAGCTGAGCACAAAAGAAAACTTTCGGGATTTGTGCATGATGAGACTTCCTCGGGACAAATCGCATTTGTGGAACCCGGCGAAGTACTGGAAACCAACAACGAAATCAGAGATCTGGAAATAAGGGAAAGACGGGAAATTATAAGGATTTTGGAGCAATTGACGGAAGACATGCGAGCTGACATCCCCGAAATGCAGAAATCTTATCAGTTTTTGGGTTTGATGGATTTTATCAGGGCAAAAGCCCGGGTAGCACAGAAAATCAATGCCACAAGTCCGCTTTTGGTAAGCGAAACCGCCCTGGATTGGTCTCAAGCAGTACATCCTTTACTGTTTCTAAGCCATCAGAAAGCCAAAAAACCGGTGATTCCGCTGAGAGTGAGCCTTGATACTGATCAGAGAATATTGGTGGTTTCGGGCCCAAATGCCGGTGGTAAATCGGTGATGCTCAAAACCATCGGCCTTTTGCAGTATATGCTG
The sequence above is a segment of the Cytophagaceae bacterium genome. Coding sequences within it:
- a CDS encoding heavy metal-binding domain-containing protein — protein: MLLTTTPNIEGRTIREYKAIVTGETIIGANIFKDFMAGIRDVIGGRSSSYESVVREGKDIAIREMIERARQFGADAIVGIDLDYETVGKGGGMLMVTASGTAVTLN
- a CDS encoding DUF58 domain-containing protein; translation: MQKLDLSKIREYGNLDFLAKQLVEGFITGLHKSPFHGFSVEFAEHRLYNNGESTRHIDWKVFGKTDKLFIKKYEEETNLRCHILLDVSSSMYYPVANHGKLAFSVLAAGTLANMLQRQRDAVSLLTFSDQIEIHTECKSTSSHIHKVFFELENVLNRKQKLQKTSVIETLHAIADKIHKRSLVVIFSDMFENIEDMEKIFSALQHLKHNMHEVLLFHVTDKKTEKDFAFDERPYEFIDLETGEKLKLQPQQVKEKYIEVIENFSHDLKIKCGQYKIDFTEVDINEGFEHILNAFLTKRSKMK
- a CDS encoding septal ring lytic transglycosylase RlpA family protein, translated to MYYFKNLTIKILIFASFVCLNCFSSFAQKVDIGKEYKGTASYYSLKFSGRKTASGERLNNKEYTCAHRYLPFGTMLEVENPKTGKWVIVRVNDRGPFSKGRIVDLSFAAAKEIGMIQKGVIRVNAKVVGKNGEIMLAREGATESNFNDIYSKDSSNDLNLQLVKDQANKQKK